In Flavobacterium gelatinilyticum, a genomic segment contains:
- a CDS encoding UDP-glycosyltransferase — MEKNKILLLFPDGVGIRNYLYSNVFHNLKEDIILFHNFDPETITAIKENTSINAEILIPVYRESIKEKFLRELICLSRLYYNNSQVNNPTLLTNWNWKQQGFSKKLFYRLIELSSIFFKKYSSILKLEKMYQKAIRQNSFYKEVKNILKDSQAKHVFCAHQRALNASPVFAAATDLGIETSTVIYSWDNLPKARLALRADKYLVWSDYMKNELKQFYPEIPLENIHVTGTPQFEFYNDPENIIEKEVFYTKYNLDLNKKIICFSGDDTKTSPDDPDYLKDIAEEIIKANLQNEYQILLRRCPVDFSGRFNAVVEQYKDLIKEAPPLWYFSKSKEWNMVYPTFEDVKLLVSTAFYSDIVVNVGSTMAFDFGEFNKPCVFINYDQKKQNDKNWSVKTIYKYHHFRSMPSQDAVIWLNNKEEIIDKIIYKKDWNSIDSLKKWYNIVAGEEKNIDSVNISNTIII, encoded by the coding sequence ATGGAGAAAAATAAAATACTATTGTTGTTTCCAGATGGTGTAGGAATTAGAAATTATCTTTATTCTAATGTTTTCCATAACTTAAAAGAAGATATTATTCTATTTCATAATTTTGATCCTGAAACTATAACTGCCATTAAAGAAAATACTTCAATTAATGCAGAAATTTTAATTCCAGTTTATAGAGAGTCTATTAAAGAAAAGTTTTTAAGAGAATTAATTTGTCTTTCGCGATTATATTACAATAACTCTCAAGTTAATAATCCAACTTTATTAACCAATTGGAATTGGAAGCAGCAAGGATTTTCAAAAAAGCTATTCTATAGATTGATTGAGTTATCATCCATTTTTTTTAAAAAATATTCAAGTATTTTAAAACTTGAAAAAATGTATCAAAAGGCTATTCGCCAAAATTCATTTTACAAGGAAGTAAAAAATATTTTGAAGGATTCACAAGCTAAACATGTTTTTTGTGCCCATCAAAGAGCATTAAATGCATCTCCTGTTTTTGCTGCCGCCACTGATTTAGGAATTGAGACGAGTACCGTAATTTATTCATGGGATAATTTACCCAAAGCTCGTTTAGCATTGCGTGCAGATAAATATTTAGTTTGGTCTGATTATATGAAAAATGAATTGAAACAATTTTACCCTGAAATTCCGTTAGAAAATATTCATGTCACGGGAACTCCTCAATTTGAGTTTTACAATGATCCGGAAAATATAATTGAAAAAGAAGTTTTTTACACAAAATACAATCTGGATTTAAATAAAAAAATTATTTGTTTCTCTGGTGATGATACCAAAACTTCTCCAGATGATCCGGATTATTTAAAAGATATAGCCGAAGAAATTATTAAAGCAAATCTGCAAAACGAATATCAAATTTTATTAAGAAGATGTCCGGTTGATTTTTCAGGAAGATTTAATGCAGTTGTAGAACAGTATAAAGATTTGATTAAAGAAGCACCGCCTCTGTGGTATTTCAGTAAATCGAAAGAATGGAATATGGTCTATCCAACTTTTGAAGATGTAAAATTATTAGTCAGCACTGCTTTTTATTCAGATATAGTCGTAAATGTTGGCTCTACAATGGCATTTGATTTCGGAGAGTTTAATAAGCCATGTGTTTTTATTAATTATGATCAAAAAAAACAAAATGATAAAAACTGGTCTGTAAAAACTATTTATAAATATCACCATTTTAGAAGTATGCCAAGTCAGGATGCTGTTATTTGGCTAAATAATAAAGAAGAAATTATAGATAAAATCATTTATAAAAAGGATTGGAATTCAATCGATAGCTTAAAGAAATGGTATAATATTGTTGCTGGAGAGGAAAAAAACATCGATTCAGTCAATATTTCTAATACTATAATTATTTAA
- a CDS encoding CatB-related O-acetyltransferase: protein MIFRKLLWRLLGINYYKYLKGKNAVYLKDAKWPVIGNKTYDNGAFVWKWYDNSNITIGKYCSIANDVNFICDSGFHTESEITSFPLFHEVLEKDDEVIINNISYTVKDLKEKLKPKKANIVIGNDVWIGMNVTVLPRVKIGNGVTILAGAVVSDDIPDYAIAGGVPAKVIKFKHNQEDIDDLNKISWWDWSDEKVKLNVNDFYVSIDEFIKKHS from the coding sequence ATGATTTTTAGAAAACTATTATGGCGTCTTTTAGGAATTAATTACTATAAGTATTTAAAAGGCAAAAATGCGGTTTATTTAAAAGATGCAAAGTGGCCGGTTATAGGCAATAAAACTTATGATAATGGAGCCTTTGTCTGGAAATGGTATGATAACTCAAACATTACTATTGGAAAATATTGTTCAATTGCAAATGATGTAAACTTTATTTGTGATTCAGGTTTTCATACAGAAAGCGAGATTACATCATTTCCTCTATTCCATGAAGTTTTAGAAAAAGATGATGAAGTTATAATTAACAATATTTCCTATACTGTTAAGGATCTAAAAGAGAAATTAAAACCAAAAAAAGCAAATATAGTTATAGGTAACGATGTCTGGATTGGTATGAATGTCACAGTTTTGCCTAGAGTTAAAATAGGAAACGGAGTTACTATTCTGGCTGGTGCGGTTGTTTCTGACGATATTCCGGATTATGCTATTGCAGGCGGGGTTCCGGCGAAAGTAATTAAATTCAAACACAATCAGGAAGATATTGATGATTTAAATAAAATTAGCTGGTGGGATTGGTCTGATGAAAAAGTAAAATTAAATGTAAATGACTTCTATGTCTCAATAGATGAATTTATTAAAAAACATTCCTAA
- a CDS encoding glycosyltransferase family 4 protein, whose amino-acid sequence MHICFLTNEFPKEGFPHGGIGSFVKTLAITLVKNNIKVSVVGINYTSKTENEIVDGINIYRLKKSSVKGLSWYFNSKAVNKKISQIHKENPIHIIESSELGLAFISKIKDIKYIIRLHGGHHFFAESENRKINKWKGFQEKRSFSKADAFIAVSQYVKKHTEKYLSYNNKPVAYISNPIDTDFFKPIVKNESDNKIVFAGTVCEKKGIRQLIQAFPLVKKEIPNAVLEIYGRDWFFADGTSYIKMLTEKELSKIGNVAEDIYFKGAISFNEIPNAYAQATVCVFPSHMETQGLVAPEAMSMEKAVVFTKLGPGPEAVEDYKTGLLCDPYNPEDIAEKIIWFFSNKEKKEIIEKSARKFVVQKYGLNTIIDQNIVFYKSLIKSED is encoded by the coding sequence ATGCATATCTGTTTCTTAACAAACGAGTTTCCAAAAGAAGGATTTCCACACGGAGGAATTGGCAGTTTTGTTAAAACGCTGGCAATTACGCTGGTTAAAAACAATATTAAAGTATCTGTTGTCGGAATTAATTATACTTCAAAAACTGAAAATGAGATAGTAGACGGAATAAATATTTACAGATTAAAAAAAAGTTCAGTAAAAGGACTTTCATGGTATTTTAATTCAAAAGCAGTTAATAAAAAAATTAGCCAGATTCATAAAGAAAATCCCATTCACATTATTGAATCTTCCGAACTTGGTCTTGCTTTTATTTCTAAAATAAAAGACATTAAATATATTATACGTTTACACGGAGGGCATCATTTTTTTGCTGAAAGCGAGAATAGAAAAATCAATAAATGGAAGGGATTTCAGGAAAAAAGATCTTTTAGTAAAGCAGATGCCTTTATCGCAGTTTCTCAATATGTAAAAAAACATACCGAAAAATATTTAAGTTACAATAATAAGCCAGTAGCCTATATCAGTAATCCTATCGATACAGATTTTTTTAAACCAATAGTTAAGAATGAATCTGATAATAAGATTGTTTTTGCAGGAACAGTCTGCGAAAAAAAAGGAATACGACAATTAATTCAGGCTTTTCCATTGGTTAAAAAAGAGATTCCCAATGCTGTTTTGGAGATTTACGGGCGCGACTGGTTTTTTGCTGACGGAACATCGTATATAAAGATGCTGACGGAAAAAGAATTATCAAAAATAGGGAACGTAGCAGAAGATATTTATTTTAAAGGAGCAATTTCATTTAATGAAATCCCAAATGCATATGCTCAAGCCACAGTATGTGTCTTTCCGTCACATATGGAAACCCAAGGTTTAGTTGCGCCAGAAGCCATGTCTATGGAAAAGGCAGTTGTTTTTACAAAACTTGGACCAGGACCAGAAGCCGTAGAAGATTATAAAACAGGATTATTATGTGATCCTTATAATCCGGAAGATATTGCTGAAAAGATTATTTGGTTTTTTTCGAACAAAGAAAAAAAAGAAATAATAGAAAAATCGGCAAGAAAATTTGTTGTTCAAAAATATGGATTGAACACCATAATAGATCAAAATATTGTTTTTTATAAATCATTAATTAAATCTGAAGACTAA
- a CDS encoding serine O-acetyltransferase, translated as MNLFQLMRSDYRKYKKYGGSFFGIIFLTQGFWAVFQYRIAHFIYSKIKWQPFRFLGLFILLIYQKNIEILTGISISAASKIGHSFYIGHFGGIIINANAVVGNNCNISQGVTIGVSGRGKSRGVPVIGNEVYIGANAVVSGNISIGNGVLIGACSMVNTSVADNLVVSGVPAVVISQNGSKGYI; from the coding sequence ATGAATTTGTTTCAACTCATGCGATCAGATTACAGGAAATATAAAAAATATGGAGGAAGTTTCTTCGGGATTATATTTCTAACTCAGGGATTTTGGGCTGTTTTTCAATATAGAATAGCGCATTTTATTTATTCGAAAATAAAATGGCAGCCGTTTAGATTTTTAGGATTATTTATACTGCTTATCTATCAAAAAAATATTGAAATTCTAACAGGAATATCAATTTCGGCAGCTTCAAAAATTGGACATTCATTTTATATTGGACATTTTGGAGGTATTATTATTAATGCGAATGCAGTTGTGGGCAATAATTGTAATATTTCTCAGGGAGTTACAATAGGAGTTTCTGGTCGTGGTAAAAGCAGGGGAGTTCCCGTAATTGGAAACGAAGTATATATTGGAGCAAATGCAGTTGTGTCAGGAAATATTAGTATAGGAAATGGAGTTTTAATAGGGGCGTGTTCAATGGTAAATACTTCTGTTGCGGATAATTTGGTAGTTTCAGGAGTTCCCGCAGTTGTAATATCGCAAAACGGATCTAAAGGCTATATTTAA
- a CDS encoding glycosyltransferase, translating into MKLLIVSSAPFIFKDNKCYAYSPYVKELVIWEKYADEIIFCCPTWKNENGLLIDEIPFKFSKHYKLIDFNLNSFSNIIKSIFSSILNTLIIFKAMYHADHIHLRCPGNIGLLGSFVQVFFPNKIKSAKYAGNWDSKSKQPWTYKLQRKILSNTFFTKNIKVLVYGDWENQSKNIKPFFTATYSESEKEIVEKSNIDLRTEFIFVGSLVEGKNPLYAIKLVQKLIENGKNAVLNLYGNGIEKASLEKYIRENELDNFVFLQGNQNYETLKNAYKKSHFAILPSKSEGWPKAIAEGMFWGCVPIATKVSCIPFMLDFGARGILLEMNIEKDISRLLKILEHKSIFDIKSMLSAQWSQKYTTDLFESEIEKILKH; encoded by the coding sequence ATGAAGTTACTAATTGTTTCATCGGCGCCATTTATATTTAAAGATAACAAATGTTATGCTTACAGTCCTTATGTAAAAGAATTAGTAATTTGGGAAAAATATGCTGATGAGATTATTTTTTGCTGTCCAACTTGGAAAAATGAGAATGGATTATTAATCGATGAAATTCCGTTTAAATTCAGCAAACATTATAAATTAATTGATTTTAATTTAAATAGTTTTAGTAATATTATTAAAAGTATTTTTTCTTCTATACTAAACACGCTGATTATTTTTAAGGCAATGTATCATGCAGATCACATTCATTTGAGATGTCCTGGAAATATTGGTTTATTAGGAAGTTTTGTTCAGGTTTTTTTTCCAAATAAAATAAAATCTGCTAAATATGCAGGAAATTGGGATTCTAAAAGTAAGCAGCCATGGACATATAAACTACAGAGGAAAATCTTAAGCAATACATTTTTTACCAAAAATATTAAAGTCTTGGTTTATGGAGATTGGGAAAATCAGTCTAAAAATATAAAACCTTTTTTTACGGCAACTTATTCAGAATCTGAAAAAGAAATTGTAGAGAAAAGTAATATCGATTTGAGAACAGAATTTATTTTCGTTGGAAGTTTAGTTGAAGGCAAAAATCCTTTATATGCCATAAAACTAGTTCAAAAGCTAATTGAAAATGGAAAAAATGCAGTTTTAAATCTTTATGGAAATGGCATCGAGAAAGCTTCCTTAGAAAAATACATTAGAGAAAATGAACTTGACAATTTTGTTTTTCTGCAAGGAAATCAAAATTATGAAACGTTGAAAAACGCCTATAAAAAAAGTCATTTTGCCATTTTACCCTCCAAAAGCGAAGGATGGCCAAAAGCAATTGCCGAAGGAATGTTTTGGGGTTGTGTACCTATTGCTACAAAAGTTTCATGTATTCCTTTCATGTTAGATTTTGGCGCCCGAGGTATTTTATTAGAAATGAATATAGAAAAAGATATTTCCCGACTACTAAAAATTTTAGAACATAAAAGTATCTTTGATATTAAAAGTATGCTGTCGGCACAATGGTCACAAAAATATACAACTGATTTATTTGAATCAGAAATAGAAAAAATATTAAAACATTGA
- a CDS encoding glycosyltransferase — translation MRIIQIIDSLEAGGAEKMAVNYANALSKKIAFSGLVTTRKEGLLLNQINKNVDYLFLNKKRQIDFKSILQLRNLIKRNKIEFIHAHSSSFFIAVLVKLTFFKIKIIWHDHYGISQDLKSRKNLSLKLASFFFSGIISVNSALKDWAQDYLWCKKIIYLPNFIENNINLNAEISLKGLDGKRIICVANLRPQKNHELLINTANIIKDKFPDWTFHLIGKDFEDTYSDSLKRKVVDLQLTKNIFFYGTINNITSVLKQSDIAVLTSLSEGLPLALLEYGINEMPVVVTNVGEIPKIITSEKMGLIIPSNDLDEFVKAIQKLIENRIYRTEIGLELNKIIKLNYSEESVTEKYISWVDSLINFVL, via the coding sequence ATGAGGATCATTCAAATTATAGATTCACTAGAAGCAGGCGGTGCAGAAAAAATGGCGGTCAATTATGCCAATGCTCTATCTAAGAAAATAGCATTTTCGGGTTTGGTTACGACCAGAAAAGAAGGTTTGCTTTTAAATCAAATTAATAAAAATGTAGATTATTTATTTTTAAATAAAAAAAGACAAATTGATTTTAAATCAATATTGCAGTTAAGGAATCTTATAAAAAGAAATAAAATAGAGTTTATTCATGCTCACAGTTCTTCCTTTTTTATTGCTGTTTTAGTTAAATTGACTTTTTTTAAAATTAAAATAATATGGCATGACCATTATGGAATTTCACAGGATTTAAAATCCAGAAAAAATTTAAGTTTAAAATTGGCCTCTTTTTTTTTTAGTGGAATTATTTCTGTCAATTCGGCATTAAAAGATTGGGCTCAGGATTACTTATGGTGTAAAAAGATTATTTACCTGCCAAATTTTATTGAAAATAATATTAATTTAAATGCTGAAATTTCTTTAAAAGGATTAGACGGGAAAAGAATTATTTGCGTAGCAAACCTAAGACCTCAAAAGAATCATGAACTTCTAATTAACACTGCAAATATCATAAAAGATAAATTTCCTGATTGGACTTTTCACTTAATAGGCAAAGATTTTGAAGATACCTATTCGGATAGTTTGAAGAGAAAAGTTGTAGATTTACAACTTACAAAAAACATTTTTTTTTACGGAACAATTAATAATATAACTTCTGTTTTAAAACAGTCAGATATTGCAGTTTTAACATCACTCTCAGAAGGACTTCCTTTAGCTTTGCTTGAATATGGAATAAATGAAATGCCGGTTGTGGTAACTAATGTAGGTGAAATTCCAAAAATAATTACTTCAGAAAAAATGGGATTAATCATTCCATCAAATGATTTAGATGAATTTGTGAAAGCTATTCAAAAATTAATTGAAAACAGAATTTACAGAACAGAAATAGGTTTGGAGTTAAATAAAATTATAAAATTAAATTACAGCGAAGAATCAGTTACAGAAAAATATATTTCATGGGTTGATTCTTTGATTAATTTTGTGCTTTAA
- a CDS encoding O-antigen ligase family protein — translation MKNTKLPYISLLLIHAVIALVVFVLPFLSKIYALLIPVIGFFIVYRAKNKNNEALYVAAYLVGVEVFLRMTGGNFNNEYVKGTVIFFMLLGMIYSNFSSNALIYAIFLLLLIPGILVAVNVAAFDTDIKKALVFNLSGPLCLCICAIYVFNRGISFLDLQNIVITMGFPILSTTIYLFLYNPSVRDVVTGTQSNFETSGGFGPNQVSTILGLGMFIFFSQLVLFSKSRKEIIVNGILLVFISYRAIATFSRGGVICGILMIISLLFIMYYFSNAKGKGKIILVVFLVGLFGAGIWFYTSLQTYGLIEKRYANQDARGREKKDRLGGREAVIDTDLKLFLDNPILGVGAGIGKETRKESLGHAVAAHNEISRLLSEHGLFGIFSFLILITVPFILYINNRQHLYFLPFFIFWLLTINHAAMRIAAPAFVYALCLLSVQVKIPEKTKA, via the coding sequence ATGAAAAATACTAAACTACCTTATATTTCACTACTTTTAATTCACGCAGTAATTGCGCTTGTGGTTTTTGTATTGCCTTTTCTGTCAAAAATATATGCGTTATTAATTCCTGTAATTGGTTTTTTTATAGTTTATAGAGCAAAAAACAAAAACAATGAAGCTCTTTATGTTGCCGCTTATCTTGTTGGAGTTGAGGTTTTTTTGCGAATGACAGGCGGAAACTTCAATAACGAATATGTAAAAGGCACAGTTATCTTTTTTATGCTTTTGGGGATGATTTATAGTAATTTTTCTTCAAATGCACTTATTTATGCAATTTTTTTATTGTTGTTAATTCCTGGTATTCTTGTGGCAGTAAATGTTGCAGCATTTGATACAGATATTAAGAAAGCATTAGTTTTTAATTTATCAGGCCCCTTGTGTTTATGCATTTGTGCTATATATGTGTTTAACAGAGGGATTTCTTTTCTTGATCTTCAAAATATTGTCATTACGATGGGATTTCCTATTTTGTCAACTACAATCTATTTATTTCTATATAATCCAAGTGTAAGAGATGTTGTGACAGGGACCCAATCAAATTTCGAGACTTCAGGAGGATTTGGACCCAATCAGGTATCGACAATTTTGGGATTGGGAATGTTTATTTTCTTTTCACAGCTGGTTCTTTTTTCAAAATCAAGGAAAGAAATAATCGTTAATGGAATATTATTAGTATTTATTAGTTATCGGGCGATCGCAACTTTTTCAAGAGGAGGGGTAATTTGTGGCATTTTAATGATTATTTCATTACTTTTTATAATGTATTACTTTTCAAATGCAAAAGGGAAAGGTAAAATTATATTGGTTGTTTTTCTGGTAGGCTTATTTGGAGCAGGAATTTGGTTCTATACTTCATTACAGACATATGGACTTATTGAGAAAAGATATGCAAACCAGGATGCAAGAGGACGAGAAAAAAAAGACCGCCTGGGCGGAAGAGAAGCAGTTATCGACACAGATTTAAAATTATTCTTGGATAATCCAATTTTAGGTGTAGGTGCAGGGATAGGAAAGGAAACAAGAAAGGAATCATTAGGACATGCTGTTGCTGCTCATAATGAAATTTCACGTTTACTTAGTGAACATGGATTGTTTGGAATATTTAGTTTTTTAATATTAATTACTGTGCCATTTATCTTGTATATAAACAATAGACAGCACCTATATTTCCTGCCTTTTTTTATATTTTGGCTCCTAACTATAAACCACGCAGCGATGCGAATAGCGGCCCCTGCATTTGTCTACGCCTTATGTCTTTTATCTGTTCAGGTTAAAATTCCCGAAAAAACAAAAGCATAA
- a CDS encoding sugar transferase, translating into MRSNNKMHFEISERKILLFSIDSIFVLLGLYFLNTLFDYQYFAFDNNTIYRPFIFVGYLYIFGTIFEMYNLQVASNQFQILRSVVLAVSTTVLVYLLTPVLSPELPKQRLIILIFYFTILLIVLLWRFFYALFLASHRFYQNVILICDQDQVEELVLGLENVDPNYKIIGFVNSDSASVQNTDFHYVREIKKSELESFVVQNHISEIVIASRKTDGITADLYQQLLHLLESGNVIREYTQVYENKTHRIPVHYIEKDFYRFFPFSRSNNNKLYLFFIRFLELVFSLSGLLICTVFIPFIFIGNLLGNKGGLFYTQQRVGKNGKIFKIYKFRSMIEASETHGAVFAVSNDKRVTPFGKFMRKSRIDELPQFVNILKGDMGVIGPRPERPFFVEEIAKIMPFYETRHVIKPGLTGWAQVNYSYGESIDESLIKLQYDLYYIKHRSIFLDLSITFKTITTVLFYRGQ; encoded by the coding sequence ATGCGTTCAAATAACAAAATGCATTTCGAAATCTCAGAAAGAAAAATCTTGCTTTTCAGCATAGATAGTATTTTTGTTTTACTAGGATTGTATTTTTTGAATACACTTTTTGATTATCAGTATTTTGCTTTTGACAATAATACAATTTACAGACCATTTATATTTGTGGGGTACTTGTATATTTTCGGGACTATTTTCGAAATGTACAATCTGCAGGTTGCCAGTAATCAGTTTCAAATACTCCGTAGTGTTGTTCTTGCTGTTTCGACAACTGTTTTGGTGTATCTGCTTACACCGGTTTTATCTCCCGAACTTCCAAAGCAGCGTTTAATCATTTTGATATTCTACTTCACAATTTTACTAATTGTATTATTGTGGCGCTTTTTTTACGCCTTATTTCTGGCGTCGCATCGTTTTTATCAGAATGTTATTTTGATATGCGATCAGGATCAGGTCGAGGAATTGGTCCTGGGACTTGAAAATGTTGACCCAAACTATAAAATAATAGGCTTTGTGAATTCTGATTCGGCTTCTGTTCAAAATACTGATTTTCATTACGTAAGAGAAATTAAGAAAAGTGAACTGGAATCATTTGTAGTACAAAATCATATTTCAGAAATAGTAATTGCATCTAGAAAAACAGATGGTATAACGGCCGATTTATATCAGCAATTGCTTCATTTACTGGAATCCGGAAATGTTATCCGCGAATATACACAGGTCTACGAAAATAAGACACATCGAATTCCGGTACACTATATAGAGAAAGACTTTTACCGTTTCTTCCCCTTCAGCCGAAGTAATAATAATAAACTGTATCTGTTTTTTATTCGGTTTTTAGAATTGGTGTTTTCTTTAAGCGGGCTTTTGATTTGTACTGTTTTTATTCCTTTTATTTTTATTGGTAATCTGCTTGGTAACAAAGGAGGTTTATTTTATACTCAGCAACGCGTAGGTAAAAACGGGAAGATTTTTAAAATTTATAAGTTTAGATCTATGATCGAAGCTTCTGAAACCCATGGAGCTGTTTTTGCAGTTTCAAATGATAAAAGGGTAACACCATTTGGTAAATTTATGCGTAAATCGAGAATAGATGAATTACCGCAGTTTGTGAATATTTTGAAGGGTGACATGGGGGTAATTGGCCCAAGACCTGAGCGCCCATTTTTTGTTGAGGAAATTGCCAAAATAATGCCTTTTTATGAAACCCGCCATGTAATAAAACCGGGCCTTACAGGATGGGCACAGGTTAATTATTCTTATGGTGAGTCAATTGACGAAAGCCTCATTAAACTTCAATATGATTTGTATTACATCAAGCACAGAAGCATATTTCTGGATTTGAGTATTACTTTTAAAACCATCACTACGGTCTTATTTTACCGAGGGCAGTAA
- a CDS encoding DUF4105 domain-containing protein, with translation MKKVILQKTLFSLLLLLSFFSGFGQNLPLSKYAKISVITCGLGNETYSYFGHTAIRVADPESNLDVVYNYGAFDFRTPNFVAKFAKGDLQYFVIAHSFADFINDYTYEKRSVFEQELLISQDLKQKLFNKLNTVLLSEERYYTYKFIDKNCTSMVVDVINSTLNGKVIVKREDTDKTYRSILFSYFKGHFYDQLGTSIIFGTKVDQMGSRIFLPFELKKSLEETTFQGRLLAGESKTLLSFEKETPISWWNNVYTYLFILGFVVVAHNKVIDKIYLLILSLMGVFFVGVGFYSFHQELAMNYNVLLFSPLLLVLLFLSILKNKKWTYRFAVLHLIFLIIYSIFLLNKAHFLIVLPMIITSGFTLARVAIRNKKRIPIII, from the coding sequence ATGAAAAAAGTCATTTTACAAAAAACACTTTTTAGTTTACTATTATTACTAAGTTTCTTTTCTGGCTTTGGTCAAAATCTGCCTTTATCCAAATATGCAAAAATAAGTGTCATAACCTGCGGATTAGGAAACGAAACCTATTCTTATTTTGGACACACCGCCATTCGTGTTGCGGATCCTGAAAGTAATTTGGATGTGGTTTATAATTACGGTGCTTTTGATTTTAGAACACCAAACTTTGTTGCCAAATTTGCAAAAGGCGATTTACAGTATTTTGTAATTGCTCATTCTTTCGCCGATTTTATAAATGATTACACGTACGAAAAGAGAAGTGTTTTTGAGCAGGAGTTACTTATTTCACAAGATTTAAAACAGAAACTTTTTAATAAATTAAACACTGTTTTATTATCCGAAGAACGTTATTATACTTATAAATTCATTGATAAAAACTGCACTTCGATGGTTGTTGATGTTATCAATTCTACTTTAAACGGAAAAGTTATTGTAAAAAGAGAAGATACAGACAAAACTTATCGTTCCATATTATTTTCTTATTTCAAAGGGCACTTTTATGATCAATTAGGAACAAGTATTATTTTTGGAACCAAAGTTGACCAGATGGGAAGCAGAATTTTTCTTCCGTTTGAATTGAAAAAAAGTTTAGAAGAAACCACTTTTCAAGGACGCCTTTTAGCCGGAGAGAGCAAAACATTACTCAGTTTCGAAAAAGAAACACCAATATCGTGGTGGAATAATGTTTATACGTATCTTTTTATTTTAGGATTCGTAGTTGTGGCGCACAACAAAGTTATCGATAAGATTTATCTTTTGATTTTGTCTTTAATGGGAGTGTTTTTTGTCGGCGTTGGATTTTATTCTTTTCATCAGGAACTGGCAATGAATTATAATGTGCTTTTATTTAGTCCGCTTTTATTGGTTTTACTTTTTCTTTCGATACTAAAAAACAAAAAATGGACGTATCGATTTGCCGTTTTACATTTAATTTTTCTGATAATCTATAGCATTTTTCTACTAAACAAAGCCCATTTCTTAATCGTGCTGCCAATGATAATTACAAGCGGCTTTACGTTGGCAAGAGTGGCAATTCGGAACAAAAAACGAATTCCAATTATCATTTAA
- a CDS encoding PorV/PorQ family protein, which translates to MNIGVDAAALGMSSAVTASTNDVNSVYWNPAGLTNLEDHQLSLMHASYFANIAQYDFIGYASPIDDRSAWGISMIRFGVDDIMDTTQLIDSQGNIDYNRIRLFSTADYGFTFSYARKLPIEGFQYGINAKIIRRVIGKFANSWGFGFDAGLQFNHNNWKFGLMLRDITTTYNVWNIDEEEYAKIANAIPGENNELPESTEITLPKAQLGISRKFEFHNDYSLLAAGNLNMRFEQTNDIISSKIVSIDPAIGFEFGYTDLVFLRAGAGNFQNVMQLDNTEKLSFQPNIGLGFKYKGIQVDYALTDLGNQSAALYSNIFSLKVDLGIFR; encoded by the coding sequence ATGAATATTGGTGTTGATGCCGCTGCATTAGGAATGTCCAGCGCTGTTACGGCTTCTACAAATGATGTAAATTCTGTCTACTGGAATCCGGCCGGATTAACTAATCTTGAAGATCATCAGCTTTCGCTGATGCACGCCAGTTATTTTGCCAATATTGCCCAATACGATTTTATAGGTTACGCAAGTCCGATTGACGATCGAAGTGCCTGGGGAATCTCGATGATTCGTTTTGGTGTCGATGACATTATGGATACGACACAATTAATCGATAGTCAGGGTAATATTGATTACAATAGAATCCGATTATTCTCGACAGCCGATTATGGTTTTACTTTTTCGTATGCTCGAAAACTTCCCATCGAAGGATTTCAATACGGAATCAATGCAAAAATTATCCGCAGGGTTATTGGAAAGTTTGCCAATTCTTGGGGATTTGGTTTTGATGCCGGTCTGCAGTTTAATCACAACAACTGGAAATTCGGATTAATGCTTCGTGATATTACAACAACTTATAACGTGTGGAATATTGATGAGGAGGAATATGCAAAAATTGCCAATGCTATTCCGGGAGAAAACAATGAATTACCGGAAAGTACTGAAATAACTTTACCAAAAGCGCAATTAGGAATTTCAAGAAAATTTGAATTTCACAACGATTACAGTCTTTTAGCTGCGGGAAATTTAAATATGCGTTTTGAACAGACTAATGATATTATTTCGTCTAAAATTGTGAGTATTGATCCTGCAATTGGTTTTGAATTTGGTTACACTGATCTTGTTTTTCTAAGAGCGGGCGCCGGAAATTTTCAGAATGTAATGCAGTTAGATAACACAGAAAAATTAAGTTTTCAACCCAATATTGGTCTTGGTTTCAAATACAAAGGCATTCAGGTTGATTACGCCTTAACCGATTTGGGAAATCAAAGTGCCGCTTTGTATTCGAATATTTTTTCGCTAAAAGTAGATTTGGGCATTTTTAGATGA